ATGACGGCAGCGCACTCATTTACACCATTCGGGACTGAAgctccttgctctcctcTCTCAAGCCCTTCAGCTGCTTCTCGAATTCCTTGTTTGCCCATTCCCAGTATGAGGTCCATATACCAGCTGCCCCAGCATTGCTAGTAACAGCACCGGCATTGCCAGTCATGGCCTTCATCTTGTCTCCAAGTAATAATGTGACCCTCAGCACACTCTTGTTAGCCTCTTCTTGCTTCTCAACATCTTGTTTAACAGCATTATCTTTGAGTTTGATAGATAATACTCCTCGATATGCTTCAGCAATAGAGTCAAGTCTCCGGGCTGTCTCGTCCGGATCAATGACAATGAGTTTCGAGACCATGAGATTGCAGAGCTGTCGGATGTCATTGTCGTCCTTTAAACCGGCCACAACGCGATCATAAAAGTCAATATTGTTGATCCGCGTAAACGCGGTCTCCATGAGGGCGTACAAAGTCTCGTAGGCGCTCTAATTTATCAAACTATTAGCAAACTGCGCAACCAGACATAACCAATTATCGACTGTACCTTTCGGACTTCCAGACCGTCATCCACAGTATGTTTGAATGGGCCCAACATGACCTCCTTGACGAGTTCAGGTTTAATTATTGATTCGCCCAGCACAAACGGCATGAGCTCACCAAGATGTGGCAGAATAAGGTCAGGCTTGTTGTGTGCCGCAGAGTTGAGGGTTGACATGGCTAGTCTCCGAATTTCTGTGTCCGTATCTTGCAACATTACCAGAAGCATGTCGATCAGATAGTTCTTCAGCTCATTATCAAATGCTTCATCGCTCTCAGGGAGAGCGTAGCGGACGGCTTGCACGGCCATGCCTCGAATGCCTGATGATGTGTCCTTGAGTAACGCCTGATACGAATTAGCAACAAAGAAAATCTCAGTTTCAATGAGCAGAAATACCTGAAGCTTGGTCATAAAAGAGCTGGGGTCAAGGATCACCAGCCGCCCTACACATTCAGCACAGACAACTCTGTTGTCGGCAGTTTCTGAGGCCTTGCGTAATTGATCCCAGATAGGGACGGCGTATTCTCGTATGTCGACAGATTGGACGGCAATGGATAGAAGGATCTCCTTGATAGACTGGATAAGAAGATACTGAGTGTTCCCTCCCGCTTGCATATTTTCCAAAATAACAGGCAGGAACTCTGAGGCGTTGCCTGATCCAGCGCGACCAAGTGCAATGGCGGCTGCAAGAGATACTTTATCGGGTTCTGAATGAAATTGGCGCAAGAACAAGTCTGGTCTcattggtgatgatgatccGAGTCGCATGCCAGTTTCTCCAAGGACTGCGAGGGCAAGACTAACCCGAGCCTCATCACCAGTCTTGGAGCTGTTTTCCAGCTCAGAGATGAAACTATCAACAGAAACCCCTGCTGAAGTGTCACCTGTGACAAGCAATGTGCCGATAACTTTGCCAACCACGGAAGGGTCACCGGAGATACTAACATCCTTAAGTAGCCCTTGCATGAGCGTCTGGCTGGCACCACTTTCACCAATCCTGGCCACAAACTCCAGGAGCTGATCTAAAGCGATCCCAGCAAAGTGGGACTTCAAGAGCTGGCAAAGAGCGGCAACCATATCCTTAGACACTGTGACATCGGCATGTGACGGTGTTAAACTGGCAAGTATAACCAGAGCCGGTCCAAGCAGATGCGTGTCGCTATTTGTAACGGCTGGCATTAATGCAGAAACAACGCCATCAACTGTCTGCTTCTCAAGTTGACCCTGAGAGGCTTTTGACAGGATTAGATGTTTCAAAGCATTAACACTTGAGCCCCGCAGAGATCGATTCGCTTTGCGAAGTTGGGCTGACAGTTCAAGTGCAACATCCTGGATCCAACCTCTCTCGAGTTCACCTGGGCTTGATGCGAATGCCGCCACATTATCCACAGCACGCACCGCAGCAAGTCGAGTAGTTTCGTTCTTCAACCTTTCACGTAAGATGTTCAGAGCCTTCATCCGCTTATCTGCAGACAAAAGATTGGAGCCATCGCCGAAAGTCCTCGAGATTAAAGCGCCTAGTGCATGAATGGCTCGTTGGCGAActtcagcatcagcatcgttTGCTGAGCCCTTGTCCATGAGGACTTCATAGAGTGATTCTAGTTCGGCCTTGAACTTAGAGCCCGAGTTTCGGGAACGTGGAGGAGTAATGGTCTTCACAAGCTCTTCAGCAGTTCTAATGGCTTCACTAGAAATCTTGTAAAACCGATCATGTACTGCATTAATAACTCCAGCAACGATACTCGTAAGATAGGGCTGGAGGACTGACGACGAGTGCGTCTTTGAGATGTCGCTAATCAGTCGTAATGTTGCGATACGAAGTGTGCTAAGCGTTGCAGATGCAGAACCCCCGGCAGAAGCCAATGATGAAACTGTGGCTCCGTGTCCAGTGGACTTTGCAGCATCAAGAACCGAGCCGACAAGATCTGGGAAGAATG
The DNA window shown above is from Metarhizium brunneum chromosome 1, complete sequence and carries:
- the candA-C gene encoding Cullin-associated NEDD8-dissociated protein 1, C-terminal part — its product is MAATANINPTPQSVTSLVSKLGDADPDFRFMSLNDLLHLLNIAKPDFLQHDYNTAARAVDSIIKTLDDQNGEVQNMAIKCVAPLVGKVPMAIIAPMIDKLSSMVLKNSVDNAVTSLALRSVIIALPRPVPGISTTPDVQQSYDAIRRVLIPRLIGPNAATPRRQTTDISLPSVPAGMLQGDDASPETVDVLIEVVRCFGPLLQSVEVEAMQHVVMQLLESNRHSSVVKKRAVVAISMLAVYLADEHLRDVIQRLAFRLSDPGTGDVSRRLYISIIGSMARSIPIRFGPHIASTVPLMLKALSEEELQDHLERLSDGEDIGIEFNEVREAALVSVEAFLASCPQEMRPFTDDIIAATLRYLKYDPNYAVDEEDDDVDMDEDEDQEDEDDGFDADDGFEDDDDDASWKVRRCAAKALYTLISTRGSGDLLDNGVLYSQAAPSLIKRIDEREENVRLEVISALALLIRKTGEGLHVANFSLDDLDPPIAAPAPLNRKRRRQSSAGTATTVSQFMAGSGLTSPVLERVPTTGPRADLAQLTPGIVKASIKQLKGKTVPTKQSIINLLDDIVLVQRGGLASFFPDLVGSVLDAAKSTGHGATVSSLASAGGSASATLSTLRIATLRLISDISKTHSSSVLQPYLTSIVAGVINAVHDRFYKISSEAIRTAEELVKTITPPRSRNSGSKFKAELESLYEVLMDKGSANDADAEVRQRAIHALGALISRTFGDGSNLLSADKRMKALNILRERLKNETTRLAAVRAVDNVAAFASSPGELERGWIQDVALELSAQLRKANRSLRGSSVNALKHLILSKASQGQLEKQTVDGVVSALMPAVTNSDTHLLGPALVILASLTPSHADVTVSKDMVAALCQLLKSHFAGIALDQLLEFVARIGESGASQTLMQGLLKDVSISGDPSVVGKVIGTLLVTGDTSAGVSVDSFISELENSSKTGDEARVSLALAVLGETGMRLGSSSPMRPDLFLRQFHSEPDKVSLAAAIALGRAGSGNASEFLPVILENMQAGGNTQYLLIQSIKEILLSIAVQSVDIREYAVPIWDQLRKASETADNRVVCAECVGRLVILDPSSFMTKLQVFLLIETEIFFVANSYQALLKDTSSGIRGMAVQAVRYALPESDEAFDNELKNYLIDMLLVMLQDTDTEIRRLAMSTLNSAAHNKPDLILPHLGELMPFVLGESIIKPELVKEVMLGPFKHTVDDGLEVRKSAYETLYALMETAFTRINNIDFYDRVVAGLKDDNDIRQLCNLMVSKLIVIDPDETARRLDSIAEAYRGVLSIKLKDNAVKQDVEKQEEANKSVLRVTLLLGDKMKAMTGNAGAVTSNAGAAGIWTSYWEWANKEFEKQLKGLREESKELQSRMV